The following proteins come from a genomic window of Maniola jurtina chromosome 15, ilManJurt1.1, whole genome shotgun sequence:
- the LOC123872322 gene encoding exosome complex component RRP40, with amino-acid sequence MKVSIGDVVLPGDYCEEISQIGEKSRVIIGPGLRKEVDRVYITKAGVLKKKNPGTYWIDSYQKRYVPSRGENIIGVVTQKAGDIFRVDVGGSSTAALSYLSFEGATKKNRPEIQVGDIIYAKMLVASKDMEPELVCVDSHGKKGRLGVLNDGFVFKCSLNLVRKILNPSCPLLASLKNEWPFEIAAGMNGRIWIKANSMRETIAVGNAILAAEFLSDEEIKKMCNNIAAILAGHVS; translated from the coding sequence ATGAAAGTATCAATCGGTGACGTTGTCCTGCCGGGCGATTACTGCGAAGAAATCTCGCAAATCGGTGAAAAATCGCGTGTCATAATCGGCCCAGGCTTACGAAAAGAAGTTGACCGTGTTTATATCACAAAAGCCGGCGTTCTGAAGAAAAAGAATCCAGGCACGTACTGGATAGATAGTTACCAGAAGCGGTATGTGCCTTCGAGAGGTGAAAACATTATAGGCGTTGTTACTCAAAAAGCTGGTGATATTTTTCGAGTTGATGTCGGGGGGAGTAGCACAGCTGCTTTATCCTATTTGTCCTTTGAAGGAGCCACTAAGAAAAACAGACCAGAAATCCAAGTTGGAGATATTATCTATGCTAAAATGTTAGTAGCAAGTAAAGATATGGAGCCTGAGCTAGTCTGTGTAGATTCACATGGCAAAAAAGGTCGATTAGGTGTGTTAAACGATGGCTTTGTATTCAAATGTTCACTAAACCTCGTAAGAAAGATTCTTAACCCTAGCTGTCCACTACTGGCGTCTTTGAAGAATGAGTGGCCATTTGAAATCGCTGCGGGCATGAATGGCAGAATTTGGATCAAGGCAAATTCAATGAGAGAAACTATAGCAGTTGGTAATGCAATTTTAGCAGCTGAGTTTTTGAGTGATGAGGAAATAAAGAAAATGTGTAATAACATTGCTGCTATACTGGCTGGACATGTATCATAG
- the LOC123872315 gene encoding probable RNA 3'-terminal phosphate cyclase-like protein, whose amino-acid sequence MPATVHNDVLIYKGSNLFRQRLLLSTLSGRAIKIEEIRSSHDDPGLREYEVNLVRLLDKVTNGSRVELSETGTSMYYQPGILIGGQVSHSCCTQRGIGYYLEILLALGPFCKEPLNAVLQGVTHHDLDVSVDKVKTAALPILLKFILVDDGLELKVVRRGAPPLGGGEIVFKCPVRRHLRPLQWSTWGLVKRIRGVVYALRVSPTMANRVVEAAKGVMLKFLPDVYINTDQCRGPNAGKSPGFGISLLAETNEKTFYCAEAKSPEAGSGETILPEDLGRECAMKLLDEIHRAGTVDSAFQWIVALWMSLGQKDVSECVVGPLSDYTIKFLQHLKEFFGVMFKLEVLRSDDDEDSSDDEEKVTTAQKIKMTCVGIGYVNISKRTL is encoded by the exons atgcCGGCTACAGTACACAACGACGTGCTAATATACAAAGGCAGTAATTTATTTAGACAACGGCTTCTGCTTTCCACACTAAGCGGTCGAGCTATAAAGATTGAAGAGATTCGAAGTTCGCATGATGACCCTGGTTTGAGGGAGTACGAAGTGAATTTAGTACGCCTTCTGGATAAGGTTACTAATGGTTCGAGGGTGGAGCTAAGTGAAACTGGTACCTCGATGTACTATCAGCCAGGGATATTGATCGGTGGTCAAGTTTCACACAGTTGTTGCACTCAGAGAGGAATAg gTTACTATCTAGAAATTCTACTAGCTCTAGGCCCGTTCTGCAAGGAGCCTCTCAACGCAGTGTTGCAAGGTGTCACACATCATGACCTGGACGTGTCAGTGGACAAAGTGAAGACAGCTGCATTACCAATACTGCTTAAGTTCATACTGGTTGATGATGGGTTGGAGCTTAAAGTTGTTAGGAGAG GCGCCCCTCCTCTCGGCGGCGGTGAGATAGTGTTCAAATGCCCCGTGCGGCGACATCTGCGCCCCCTGCAGTGGTCCACCTGGGGCCTGGTGAAGAGAATCCGTGGCGTGGTGTATGCGCTGAGAGTGTCCCCTACCATGGCCAATAGAGTCGTGGAGGCAGCTAAGGGG GTAATGCTAAAGTTTCTTCCGGACGTTTACATAAACACAGACCAGTGCCGGGGCCCCAACGCGGGCAAGAGCCCCGGCTTTGGCATCAGCTTATTGGCTGAGACCAACGAGAAGACATTTTACTGCGCTGAAGCT AAATCACCTGAAGCAGGCTCGGGCGAGACTATATTACCTGAAGACTTAGGCCGCGAGTGCGCTATGAAACTACTAGATGAAATACATCGCGCCGGCACAGTCGACTCGGCCTTCCAGTGGATAGTAGCGCTGTGGATGTCGCTAGGACAGAAGGACGTCAGCGAGTGTGTG gTGGGCCCCCTGTCAGACTACACTATCAAATTCCTGCAACACCTCAAAGAGTTTTTCGGAGTGATGTTCAAGCTAGAAGTCCTGAGATCTGACGACGATGAAGATAGTTCTGACGACGAAGAAAAAGTGACAACTGCACAGAAGATTAAAATGACTTGTGTCGGTATAGGCTATGTTAATATTAGTAAGAGGACgctataa